A region from the Mycoplasmopsis phocirhinis genome encodes:
- a CDS encoding toprim domain-containing protein encodes MRIKTIEKANEILKKIPGITKKQAEKFTTFILNQDLNFCEELTQNILDIKTKMEFCQECNFIRENGKCLNCDEAIKNNTLMVVENITTLNKIDDMGIFLGFYFVLPFLINVKEHARKEKEYEYNQLFDYIAKNNIKEVIIVISPTLEGEITTTHLLKLMANKNIKASRAAIGLPMGSNLEYLDTFTIKQAIKNRN; translated from the coding sequence ATGAGAATTAAAACTATTGAAAAAGCAAATGAAATCTTAAAAAAAATTCCTGGTATTACAAAAAAACAAGCTGAAAAATTTACAACATTTATTTTGAATCAAGACCTAAATTTTTGTGAAGAATTAACACAAAACATTTTGGACATTAAAACAAAAATGGAGTTTTGTCAAGAATGTAATTTTATACGCGAAAATGGTAAATGTTTAAATTGTGATGAAGCTATTAAAAATAACACTTTAATGGTTGTTGAAAATATAACCACGTTAAATAAAATTGACGATATGGGGATTTTTTTAGGTTTTTATTTTGTTTTACCTTTTTTAATTAATGTTAAAGAACATGCGAGAAAAGAAAAAGAATATGAGTACAATCAACTTTTTGATTATATAGCCAAAAATAACATTAAAGAGGTTATTATTGTTATTTCGCCAACATTAGAAGGTGAAATAACCACAACACATCTATTAAAACTAATGGCAAATAAAAATATAAAAGCTTCAAGAGCAGCAATAGGATTACCGATGGGTTCAAATCTAGAATATCTTGATACATTTACAATCAAACAAGCAATAAAAAATAGAAATTAA
- the tmk gene encoding dTMP kinase: MFITFEGPDASGKTTLINKLIEYFTKNYPKLQFITTREPGGKDIIEAEKIREIILDKNSKISSVSEALLYTTSRRIHLERVIWPALKENKIVICDRYVDSFFAYQGYARKLGIDYAKTLTNLVIENTIPDITFFLDITPSQSKQRLNVLRLINQHDRLDDENDVFHNEVYNGYQMLIKQDPNRFIILNADQPVDLVFNELITKLNNDQRFQNYIAKVFDDSN, translated from the coding sequence ATGTTTATAACATTTGAAGGTCCCGATGCAAGCGGTAAAACCACTTTAATCAATAAATTGATTGAGTATTTTACTAAAAATTATCCTAAATTACAATTCATCACTACTAGAGAACCTGGTGGAAAAGATATTATTGAAGCTGAAAAAATAAGAGAGATAATTCTAGACAAAAATTCTAAAATAAGTTCTGTTTCTGAGGCACTTTTGTATACCACTAGTCGTAGAATTCATCTTGAAAGAGTTATTTGGCCAGCTCTAAAAGAAAATAAAATAGTTATTTGTGATCGTTATGTTGATAGTTTTTTTGCTTATCAAGGCTACGCTCGTAAATTAGGTATAGACTACGCAAAGACATTGACTAATTTAGTAATTGAAAATACAATTCCTGATATCACATTTTTCTTAGATATTACTCCTTCGCAAAGTAAACAACGATTGAATGTTTTAAGACTAATAAATCAGCATGATCGCCTAGACGATGAAAACGATGTTTTTCACAATGAAGTATATAATGGGTATCAAATGCTAATTAAGCAAGACCCGAATCGTTTCATTATTCTTAATGCTGATCAACCCGTTGATTTAGTTTTTAACGAATTAATCACAAAATTAAATAATGATCAAAGATTTCAAAACTATATTGCAAAGGTTTTCGATGATAGCAACTAA
- a CDS encoding DNA polymerase III subunit delta' (catalyzes the DNA-template-directed extension of the 3'-end of a DNA strand; the delta' subunit seems to interact with the gamma subunit to transfer the beta subunit on the DNA) gives MIATNLKRIIDYSVLNQKINHCYLLTSQKGLNIDDNIVYMINAINNHNIETLENIEFNNIIVADASKTSGDGLKKDDIVNIFEQSNFLELTPNLKKIIVFKNIELASNIALNSLLKTIEEPGSNVVFILTTTMPQKLLSTIKSRSIIININNKDCERIQKSILNLGYDKTQSWFYSHIVADENEILLARNFFEFKKIETLFNAFVSSMKLPTTFIIFLTKMNKKDTHEELMFNFRCLKFLISLTWKQFFSVPKYFQDLVKKMNKLNFDFKKAFTAIENFFTKTTENTNVFLQIAALIVQLQECYE, from the coding sequence ATGATAGCAACTAATTTAAAGCGAATTATTGATTATTCGGTTTTAAATCAAAAAATAAATCATTGTTATTTATTAACAAGCCAAAAAGGTTTGAATATAGATGACAATATTGTATATATGATAAATGCAATAAATAATCATAATATTGAAACGCTTGAGAATATAGAATTTAACAATATTATAGTTGCTGATGCTTCTAAAACTAGTGGCGATGGTTTAAAAAAAGATGATATTGTAAATATCTTTGAACAAAGTAATTTTTTAGAATTAACTCCAAATTTAAAAAAGATAATTGTGTTTAAAAATATTGAATTAGCAAGTAATATAGCTCTTAATTCGTTATTGAAAACTATTGAAGAACCAGGAAGTAATGTTGTTTTTATCTTAACTACCACAATGCCACAGAAATTGCTCTCTACAATTAAATCACGCTCAATCATTATTAATATTAACAATAAAGACTGTGAGCGAATTCAAAAATCTATTTTAAATTTAGGTTATGATAAAACTCAATCTTGATTTTATTCGCATATTGTAGCTGACGAAAACGAAATTTTGCTTGCTCGTAATTTTTTTGAATTTAAAAAAATTGAAACATTATTTAATGCGTTTGTTTCTTCAATGAAACTTCCCACCACATTTATTATATTTTTGACTAAAATGAATAAAAAAGATACACACGAAGAATTAATGTTTAATTTTCGCTGTTTAAAATTTCTTATTTCATTAACTTGAAAACAATTTTTCAGTGTACCTAAATATTTTCAAGATTTAGTTAAAAAAATGAACAAATTAAATTTTGATTTTAAAAAAGCATTCACAGCTATTGAGAATTTTTTTACAAAAACAACAGAGAATACAAATGTTTTTTTACAAATTGCTGCCTTAATAGTTCAATTGCAGGAGTGCTATGAGTAA
- the rsmI gene encoding 16S rRNA (cytidine(1402)-2'-O)-methyltransferase translates to MSKIYIVGTPIGNLEDITLRALRILNTVDLIACEDTRVSLKLLNHFNIANKKLISYSKINEDKSAEYIVDFLSKENKNLALICDAGMPMISDPGFELINLARQKNIDIILIPGVNAAISAFVLSSLSNTFSFHGFPKEKRGQRQEQIKQLSINTAHIFYVSPHKLTSFLDDLELIWNDRLYLFIVRELTKLHESIYYGNIEKIRRDLTNSSLKGEFTIVVKIEQQQRKKVNKYSHFSKINLT, encoded by the coding sequence ATGAGTAAAATTTATATAGTTGGCACACCAATAGGTAATTTAGAAGATATCACCTTGCGAGCTTTAAGAATTTTGAACACAGTTGATTTGATTGCTTGCGAAGATACTAGAGTAAGTTTAAAATTGTTGAATCATTTTAATATTGCAAACAAAAAATTAATTTCATATAGCAAAATTAACGAAGATAAATCTGCTGAATATATTGTCGATTTTCTTTCAAAAGAAAATAAAAATTTAGCCCTAATTTGTGACGCGGGAATGCCAATGATAAGCGATCCGGGTTTTGAATTAATAAATTTAGCACGGCAAAAAAATATTGATATTATTTTAATTCCTGGCGTTAATGCTGCAATCAGTGCCTTTGTTTTGAGTTCGTTATCAAATACATTTAGTTTTCATGGTTTTCCTAAAGAAAAAAGAGGCCAAAGACAAGAACAAATTAAACAATTAAGTATAAACACAGCTCATATTTTTTATGTTTCTCCACATAAACTTACTTCTTTTTTAGATGATCTAGAATTAATATGGAATGATAGATTATATTTATTTATTGTAAGAGAATTAACTAAATTACACGAGAGTATTTACTACGGAAATATTGAAAAAATACGTAGAGATTTAACTAATTCAAGTTTAAAAGGAGAATTTACCATTGTTGTTAAAATTGAACAACAACAAAGAAAAAAAGTGAATAAATATTCACATTTTTCCAAAATTAATTTAACCTAG
- a CDS encoding CTP synthase encodes MQTKFIFTTGGVLSGLGKGVSAASIGNLLKAQGFSIFVLKLDPYLNIDPGVMNPIEHGEVFVTSDGGETDLDLGHYERFIDIKLTKDSNFTTGRIFTRIFEKERRGEFLGKTVQIVPHVVDEIINIILSQATKNKCDFMLIEIGGTVGDLESNPYIYAISKFANLYPQDVLFAHLAFIPYLSASKEYKSKPSQVSIASLRSFGINPNILLLRSQQGVDTSIIKKISESAFIKPQNVINIPDKANIYEIPLFLEKSGIIKLIFEHFNIKRPIIDNANEDWNNFIQKYLAKRNKELNVLLVGKYTELEDAYLSIISSLKIAAAHLNIKLNYTLIDASTINEQNIDNTFKNIDGVLILPGFGVRGFNSKVEVAKYTRKNKIPTLGICLGFQAMVVAQAQILGIKNATSKEFKEKDIVQEFVLTPFYENGDMMNLGGTLRLGEDKIQALANTLAAKIYGDNIFYERHRHRYEVSDKYRNSLEDTYFKFSGIHPDLKVAEICEVKNHPFYLGVQYHPEFSTRVVKSNPLFDFFLDAVWTNKNN; translated from the coding sequence ATGCAAACTAAATTTATTTTTACAACTGGAGGAGTATTGAGTGGTTTAGGTAAAGGTGTAAGTGCTGCAAGTATTGGCAATTTATTAAAAGCCCAGGGATTTAGCATCTTTGTTTTAAAATTAGACCCATACTTAAATATTGACCCAGGAGTAATGAACCCAATTGAACATGGTGAAGTTTTTGTAACAAGTGATGGCGGTGAAACCGACCTCGATCTAGGCCATTATGAACGTTTTATTGATATTAAACTAACTAAAGATTCAAATTTCACCACTGGACGTATATTCACAAGAATTTTTGAAAAAGAACGGCGTGGTGAATTTTTGGGTAAAACAGTTCAAATCGTGCCACATGTGGTGGATGAAATTATTAATATTATTTTAAGTCAAGCCACAAAAAATAAATGTGATTTTATGTTGATCGAAATTGGTGGAACTGTTGGAGATTTAGAGTCGAATCCTTATATTTATGCAATATCTAAATTTGCAAATTTATACCCCCAAGATGTTTTATTCGCTCATTTAGCATTCATTCCATATTTAAGTGCCTCGAAAGAATATAAATCCAAGCCTAGTCAAGTTTCTATAGCTTCATTGCGTTCATTTGGAATTAATCCTAATATATTATTATTACGCTCACAGCAAGGAGTTGACACTTCGATTATAAAAAAAATTAGCGAAAGTGCATTTATCAAACCCCAAAATGTTATCAATATTCCAGATAAAGCCAATATTTACGAAATACCATTGTTTTTAGAAAAATCTGGCATTATAAAGTTGATTTTTGAGCATTTTAACATTAAAAGGCCAATTATAGATAATGCTAATGAAGATTGAAATAATTTTATTCAAAAATATTTAGCAAAAAGAAATAAAGAACTAAATGTTTTGCTCGTTGGTAAATATACTGAACTTGAAGATGCATATTTATCTATAATTTCATCACTAAAAATTGCAGCAGCACATTTAAATATAAAATTAAATTATACATTAATAGATGCTTCAACTATCAATGAGCAAAACATTGATAATACATTTAAAAATATTGATGGTGTGTTAATATTACCTGGTTTTGGAGTTCGCGGTTTTAATTCTAAAGTAGAAGTAGCAAAATATACAAGAAAAAATAAAATTCCAACTTTAGGAATATGTTTAGGTTTTCAAGCAATGGTTGTCGCCCAGGCTCAAATATTAGGAATCAAAAATGCCACAAGTAAAGAATTTAAGGAAAAAGACATTGTTCAGGAATTTGTTTTAACTCCTTTTTACGAAAATGGCGACATGATGAATTTAGGCGGAACTTTAAGACTAGGTGAAGACAAAATTCAGGCTTTAGCAAATACCTTAGCTGCGAAAATTTACGGCGATAATATCTTTTACGAAAGACATCGCCACCGTTATGAAGTTAGCGATAAATATCGCAATTCATTAGAAGACACTTATTTTAAATTTTCCGGCATTCATCCGGATTTAAAAGTAGCTGAAATATGCGAAGTAAAAAATCATCCATTTTATTTAGGTGTTCAATACCACCCTGAATTTAGCACAAGAGTTGTTAAATCAAACCCTTTATTTGACTTTTTTTTAGATGCTGTTTGAACAAATAAAAATAATTAG
- a CDS encoding transglutaminase domain-containing protein, with protein sequence MRKKLKKILFVAPLNFALSLAVFSCAKNNEFNRNEQKETPKNNEQNKDQNNLQQKNATIKNQNHTSENNKQITQKNINPQPPTNDSIKTQNNSDIKNEKNNSTQQQTQNTTTNTNTNINQHDDNKQNNIALIENLKLKLIDLKNELNNYLLTTKQEAQYKYEEVNDLLENEIANFDLPMFNSDEQIYTKNLNEYYNNLTLRFNQIKDLKNSLSDLEDLKPNWAGDNYNKLTQKKEQQQNNLLVNYPQIEAISASLKEKNRRDNPQNTFINDQVINFLKFGGNGFVEKFSEIGYTNEQREKVKNFLYHTIIKESMSKKEQIRAIFDWITANVKYASGKNAPRINPWEIIQYRYAVCGGYSNLYKEMLDLIGVNSVMVIGWSSAGDHQWVLIEDPETQEWFYSDATWGALQKRYFRLNSQEISNDHRVIRMLNYTLSHNEIQYEYWKGLSIKDANVKNVEAPNILDAIKIENISNTLLNNSNLKTLKIGKYVTNIEYQGMLANLESFEVDEQNSFYASFDSALYNKDLSQILATPLGYLNKNITLSKYTKTLKDGKELFNSPFLKSIQVQPGNYSFASYKGLLYNNDFSQLVSVPAGITHIYVHPSTILIGQEFSFKDFVEEIYLEQGIENIPDFTFNSLPKLKNVYIPNTIKKISSQAFLKIKNITLITNGYNEYVDDYAKLHNFKYKFN encoded by the coding sequence AAGAAACTCCAAAAAATAACGAGCAAAATAAAGATCAAAACAATCTACAACAAAAAAATGCTACCATCAAAAACCAAAACCATACGAGTGAAAACAATAAACAAATAACACAAAAAAATATTAATCCTCAACCTCCAACAAATGATTCTATAAAAACACAAAATAATTCTGATATTAAAAACGAGAAAAATAATTCAACTCAACAGCAAACACAAAATACAACTACAAACACCAATACAAATATCAATCAACATGATGATAATAAACAAAATAATATTGCATTGATTGAAAATTTAAAGTTAAAACTTATTGATTTAAAAAATGAACTAAATAATTATTTGTTAACTACTAAACAAGAAGCTCAATATAAATATGAAGAAGTAAACGATTTACTCGAAAACGAAATCGCTAATTTCGACTTACCTATGTTTAATTCAGATGAACAAATTTATACAAAAAATTTAAACGAATACTATAATAATTTAACCTTGCGTTTTAACCAAATTAAAGATCTTAAAAATTCACTTAGCGATCTTGAAGATCTAAAGCCAAATTGAGCAGGAGATAATTACAATAAATTAACTCAAAAAAAAGAACAACAACAAAACAATTTATTAGTTAATTATCCCCAAATAGAAGCAATTAGTGCATCATTAAAAGAAAAAAATCGTCGTGATAATCCACAAAACACATTCATAAATGACCAGGTTATTAATTTTTTAAAATTTGGTGGTAATGGTTTTGTTGAAAAATTTAGTGAAATCGGTTATACTAACGAACAAAGAGAAAAAGTTAAGAATTTTTTATATCACACAATTATTAAAGAATCAATGAGCAAAAAAGAACAAATTCGTGCTATATTTGATTGAATAACAGCGAATGTAAAATACGCATCGGGTAAAAATGCGCCGCGTATTAATCCGTGAGAAATTATTCAATATAGATATGCTGTTTGTGGTGGTTATAGTAATTTATACAAGGAAATGTTAGATTTAATTGGTGTTAATTCAGTTATGGTTATAGGTTGATCATCAGCAGGTGATCATCAATGAGTATTAATCGAAGACCCTGAAACACAAGAATGGTTTTATTCTGACGCAACATGAGGAGCACTACAAAAAAGATATTTTAGACTCAATTCACAAGAAATTTCAAATGACCACCGAGTAATAAGAATGTTAAATTACACTTTAAGTCATAACGAAATTCAATACGAATATTGAAAAGGTTTATCAATTAAAGATGCTAATGTTAAAAATGTTGAAGCACCAAATATTTTAGACGCAATTAAAATTGAAAATATATCTAATACTCTGCTAAATAACAGTAACTTAAAAACGCTAAAAATTGGAAAATATGTTACTAACATCGAATATCAGGGTATGTTAGCAAATTTAGAAAGTTTTGAAGTCGATGAACAAAATAGCTTTTATGCTTCGTTTGATTCCGCTTTATATAACAAAGATTTATCACAAATTTTAGCAACACCACTTGGTTATTTAAACAAAAATATCACTTTATCAAAATATACAAAAACATTAAAAGATGGTAAAGAATTATTTAATTCTCCTTTTCTTAAATCTATTCAAGTTCAACCAGGTAATTATTCATTTGCTTCTTATAAAGGACTTTTATACAATAATGATTTTTCACAGTTAGTTTCAGTTCCGGCTGGAATTACACATATTTATGTGCATCCTTCAACCATTTTAATTGGACAAGAATTTTCATTTAAAGATTTTGTTGAAGAAATTTATTTAGAGCAAGGTATTGAAAATATACCAGATTTTACATTTAATTCACTGCCTAAATTAAAAAATGTATATATACCCAACACAATAAAAAAAATTTCATCTCAGGCTTTTTTAAAAATAAAAAACATTACTTTAATTACAAATGGTTACAACGAATATGTTGACGACTATGCTAAATTACATAATTTTAAATACAAATTTAATTAA